A stretch of DNA from Nitrospinota bacterium:
CGAGTTATTACTAAATTTATACTGTTTTTTGTTTTGTGATAGTCTGTAAGCCTCTTGGAAGCCTCTTTTAGGTCTTCCTCGTCAATGATATTGTACCGTTCAAACACGCTTCTTGTTTTCCAGCCTCCTATCTTCATGATCACGCTCTCAGAAACGCCGGCCTTCCTCATATTCCTTGCAGCGGTCCTTCTGAGATCATGAAATATCTTACCATGAAGCTCTGCAGCATCACGCGCCTTGTTCCATGCCTTTCTATAGTTCCTTATCTGTCGACCTTTGCGAGAGGAAAACACCCATGGACATTCGGGAAATTTGGTATTTCTCGCATAGAGCTGAAACTTGATTATCTCAAACAGCTCACCATCCATGTATAAGATTCGAGGCTCTTT
This window harbors:
- a CDS encoding site-specific integrase — encoded protein: GFFEYEEYQKMREALPDYLRPVLTMGYYSACRIEEILSLKWDQVDLLEKKIELEVGTTKNKEPRILYMDGELFEIIKFQLYARNTKFPECPWVFSSRKGRQIRNYRKAWNKARDAAELHGKIFHDLRRTAARNMRKAGVSESVIMKIGGWKTRSVFERYNIIDEEDLKEASKRLTDYHKTKNSINLVITREKEKKERDAKAFQVLDS